The following proteins are encoded in a genomic region of Arthrobacter jiangjiafuii:
- a CDS encoding TRAP transporter substrate-binding protein, with protein MHRNKVLAVLAVSSVAMMGLSACGGDAGTESTKVLKVAFNQNASHPQAVAITELSDKLKEATDGAFELELFPDEQLGSQAETLELVQSGAVDMAIVAGPLLEAFNPDFSVLNLPYVYDSPEHQMSVLNDPEITGELFDSLETSESISIVGAYHGGVRNVYTGAPVETPEDLAGQKIRIISSDTNVAMLGMMGGVGTPMPQGDVYTAIQSGVLDGAENNELIYADLAHAEIAKHYSYTKHLMIPDYFVANPTVMAAFSDEQREALETLFAESVDSELASFDSKVSEAKAKAEAAGATFHEADVEAFREAVTPLHEDKVNNDVTKAIFEKIDAAR; from the coding sequence ATGCATCGAAACAAGGTTCTTGCCGTTCTGGCCGTCTCGTCCGTGGCAATGATGGGCCTTAGCGCCTGCGGCGGTGACGCGGGAACGGAGTCCACCAAGGTTTTGAAAGTGGCATTCAACCAGAACGCCTCACACCCCCAGGCTGTGGCAATCACCGAACTCAGCGACAAGTTGAAAGAGGCTACCGACGGCGCATTCGAGCTTGAGCTTTTCCCTGATGAGCAATTGGGTTCGCAGGCTGAAACTTTGGAACTGGTGCAGTCCGGTGCAGTGGATATGGCCATTGTTGCCGGACCACTGCTGGAAGCCTTCAACCCGGATTTCTCCGTCCTGAACCTTCCGTACGTTTACGACTCCCCCGAACACCAGATGTCCGTCCTCAATGACCCCGAGATCACCGGCGAGCTCTTCGATTCATTGGAAACCTCCGAAAGCATCTCTATTGTCGGTGCCTATCACGGCGGCGTCCGCAACGTGTACACGGGCGCCCCGGTAGAGACCCCTGAGGATCTCGCCGGACAGAAGATCCGCATCATCTCCTCGGACACGAATGTCGCCATGCTCGGCATGATGGGCGGGGTGGGAACGCCGATGCCGCAGGGCGATGTCTACACCGCCATCCAGTCCGGCGTCCTGGACGGCGCGGAGAACAACGAGCTCATTTACGCCGACCTGGCCCACGCTGAAATCGCAAAGCACTACTCCTACACCAAGCACCTGATGATCCCCGACTACTTCGTTGCCAATCCGACCGTGATGGCCGCCTTCAGCGACGAGCAGCGCGAGGCACTGGAAACCCTCTTCGCCGAATCCGTGGACAGCGAACTGGCGTCCTTCGACTCCAAGGTCTCCGAGGCCAAGGCAAAGGCCGAGGCCGCCGGCGCCACCTTCCACGAGGCCGACGTCGAAGCGTTCCGTGAGGCAGTGACCCCGCTGCACGAGGACAAGGTCAACAACGACGTCACGAAGGCCATCTTCGAGAAGATCGACGCTGCGCGCTAA
- a CDS encoding GDSL-type esterase/lipase family protein, protein MITTGITPSFVRGAAELETTARGLRPHRLPTWVRTRFPDPQLLMAEGQPSGVRLVLTTTAEVLEVVVHPSRVVYRGADRPRGSLDLVVDGELLQSDELTGGSYTEVDMSTGAGSLVDGPSHVGVFRGLPAGPKVVEIWLPHNESVELVELRTDAPVLPHRSDKPVWLHHGSSISHGSNAATPSQIWPAVAARAGGVELHNLGLGGSALVDPLTAQVMRDSPADFISVKLGINVVNMDSMRLRSFVPAVHGFLDTIREGHPETPLVLISPIFCGIHEDTPGPGAFDPASFGADQVKFIATGSPDGVAAGQLTLRVIREALASLVSRRAEDPNLHYLDGLSLYGAADAESHPLPDALHPDTVSHRLIGERFAEYAFADEGPFGQVNAAETVS, encoded by the coding sequence ATGATCACCACAGGTATTACGCCGTCATTTGTTCGTGGAGCGGCGGAGCTCGAAACAACTGCCCGCGGGCTTCGGCCGCACCGGCTGCCGACATGGGTGCGTACCCGCTTTCCCGACCCACAGCTCCTGATGGCCGAAGGGCAGCCTTCCGGTGTCCGGCTGGTACTCACGACGACGGCGGAGGTCCTGGAGGTTGTAGTGCACCCGTCCCGGGTGGTTTACCGCGGCGCGGACCGGCCCCGTGGGAGCCTTGACCTGGTGGTCGACGGCGAGCTGCTGCAGAGCGACGAACTCACGGGAGGTTCGTATACCGAGGTGGACATGTCCACCGGTGCGGGCAGCCTAGTGGATGGGCCCTCGCACGTCGGTGTGTTCCGTGGCCTGCCCGCCGGGCCCAAGGTGGTGGAGATCTGGCTGCCGCACAACGAGTCCGTGGAACTGGTGGAACTGCGCACAGATGCACCGGTATTGCCCCACCGCTCAGACAAGCCCGTGTGGCTGCACCACGGCAGCTCCATCAGCCACGGATCAAATGCCGCCACCCCCTCGCAAATCTGGCCGGCGGTTGCGGCCCGCGCCGGCGGCGTCGAACTCCATAACCTGGGCCTGGGCGGAAGCGCCCTGGTGGATCCGTTGACTGCGCAGGTGATGCGCGATAGCCCGGCCGATTTCATCAGCGTGAAGCTGGGCATCAACGTGGTGAATATGGATTCCATGCGGCTGCGCTCGTTCGTTCCCGCGGTGCACGGATTCCTGGATACGATCCGCGAGGGGCATCCCGAAACCCCGTTGGTGCTCATCTCACCCATTTTCTGCGGCATCCACGAGGACACTCCGGGGCCGGGGGCCTTCGATCCGGCATCCTTTGGCGCCGATCAGGTGAAGTTCATTGCCACCGGTTCACCGGACGGGGTGGCTGCGGGACAGCTGACCCTGCGGGTGATCCGCGAGGCGCTAGCGTCACTGGTGTCCCGCCGGGCTGAGGATCCGAACCTGCACTATCTGGACGGGTTGAGTCTCTACGGTGCAGCGGATGCTGAATCCCACCCGTTGCCCGACGCGCTGCATCCCGACACTGTCTCCCACCGTCTAATCGGGGAGCGGTTTGCTGAGTATGCGTTCGCCGATGAGGGGCCGTTTGGGCAGGTAAACGCGGCGGAGACCGTCTCCTAG
- a CDS encoding YDG/SRA domain-containing protein, giving the protein MFGEIPGSPPGTRFVNRRAAFDAGVHRTTQAGIAGTFEGSESICLSDGYSDDDIQGDLITYTGFGGRDPKTGRHVADQKLVQGNAGLVRDHELRLPVRVLAKESVLTGNKKGTSYIYLGLFLVTQWSWGERDGFKVLQFQLQADPLDSYTPAEISKALVRGEDLPPLRRTSLTNRRVRNAAVAETVKSLYKNTCQICRTQLRTAAGTYAEAAHVRPLGIPHDGPDILENLLCLCPNCHKAFDGHAVTVDESGKVYEFERYKSDLLIHQQHHLDMGYLAYHRDISKGKSK; this is encoded by the coding sequence ATGTTTGGCGAAATACCCGGGAGCCCACCCGGTACCAGGTTTGTAAACAGGCGGGCGGCGTTTGACGCTGGTGTTCACCGGACGACCCAGGCAGGAATCGCGGGCACGTTCGAGGGAAGTGAATCAATTTGCCTTTCGGATGGGTACTCGGACGACGATATCCAGGGCGATTTGATCACGTATACAGGGTTTGGAGGCAGGGACCCTAAGACTGGTCGCCATGTTGCCGACCAGAAGCTGGTGCAGGGCAATGCCGGCTTGGTTCGGGATCACGAGCTGAGACTGCCTGTGCGGGTTCTTGCAAAGGAGTCTGTCCTGACGGGGAACAAGAAGGGCACCTCGTACATCTACCTGGGACTCTTTCTTGTTACCCAATGGAGTTGGGGTGAACGGGATGGGTTCAAGGTTCTTCAATTTCAGCTGCAGGCAGACCCCCTGGATAGCTACACACCTGCGGAGATCTCTAAGGCCTTGGTGAGAGGCGAAGACCTTCCTCCTCTACGTCGTACGTCGCTAACCAACCGCAGGGTGCGCAACGCTGCTGTTGCTGAAACCGTCAAAAGCCTTTACAAAAACACTTGTCAAATATGCAGAACACAGTTGAGGACCGCCGCCGGAACTTATGCAGAGGCGGCGCATGTTCGGCCGCTTGGAATCCCACACGACGGCCCTGACATCCTGGAAAATCTGCTCTGCCTCTGCCCAAACTGCCATAAGGCATTTGATGGCCATGCCGTAACAGTGGATGAGTCCGGCAAGGTATACGAATTTGAGCGGTACAAGTCCGACCTGCTTATCCACCAACAACATCACCTGGACATGGGCTATTTGGCCTACCACCGCGATATATCGAAAGGTAAGTCCAAGTAG
- a CDS encoding restriction endonuclease: MTAWLVRAGSSGEREQWALENGYTGAGYGDVGSLVDCTTREAVMDKVSVGIPNRSIGAVRNFSAQLWALKARMKTGDLVVMPLKRTSEIAIGTIDSEYTYLDTPDPERRHIRRVTWRITDLARSRVKQDLLYSLGAFSTVCQIERNDAEHRLRACISDGADPGARVGLSTQAAPTPSTPKAQLDADELMEVPVDVSRYAADAIASRLIEAFSGHKMEGLIADILRSAGYVCTEHGEGTDDGIDIVAGKGILGLEPPRLIVQVKSQASPVDSPTVSQLHGSLAIHGADQGLLVAWGGLTRQARKLLESQRFAIRVWDADEVVAQLQEHYSSLPARVRRELPLKQIWTLADEAG; encoded by the coding sequence ATGACGGCTTGGTTGGTCAGGGCAGGGAGTTCAGGCGAGCGTGAGCAGTGGGCCTTGGAGAATGGATACACCGGTGCTGGGTACGGTGATGTCGGTTCTTTGGTCGACTGCACCACCCGGGAGGCCGTCATGGACAAAGTGAGTGTGGGCATTCCGAACCGCTCCATCGGAGCGGTTCGCAATTTTTCGGCACAGCTTTGGGCGCTTAAGGCTCGGATGAAGACCGGCGATTTGGTGGTGATGCCGCTGAAAAGGACTTCGGAAATAGCCATCGGCACCATCGACAGCGAATACACATATCTGGACACTCCGGACCCTGAGCGGCGCCATATCCGCAGGGTCACATGGAGAATTACCGACCTCGCTCGCTCTCGGGTGAAGCAGGACCTGCTCTACTCCCTGGGTGCCTTCTCGACGGTGTGTCAGATCGAGCGCAACGACGCCGAACACCGGCTTCGGGCATGTATTTCGGACGGTGCGGATCCAGGAGCGCGAGTTGGCCTATCCACCCAAGCTGCGCCCACTCCTTCCACTCCCAAGGCGCAGCTGGACGCTGATGAACTCATGGAAGTCCCCGTGGATGTATCGCGCTATGCCGCCGATGCTATCGCCAGCAGGCTCATAGAAGCGTTCTCGGGCCACAAGATGGAGGGCCTGATCGCCGACATCCTCCGAAGTGCTGGCTATGTGTGCACCGAACACGGAGAAGGAACCGACGACGGCATCGACATCGTCGCCGGCAAGGGCATCCTCGGTCTGGAACCACCCCGACTTATCGTTCAGGTGAAGAGCCAGGCGTCGCCCGTCGATTCACCTACTGTCTCGCAGCTGCATGGATCATTAGCGATCCACGGTGCCGATCAAGGCCTGCTCGTGGCGTGGGGCGGCCTCACCCGACAAGCCCGGAAACTCTTAGAATCCCAACGCTTCGCGATCCGGGTTTGGGACGCAGATGAAGTGGTGGCGCAGTTGCAGGAGCACTATTCATCACTCCCGGCCCGGGTACGCCGTGAGCTCCCGCTCAAACAGATCTGGACGCTGGCCGACGAAGCCGGGTAA
- a CDS encoding SNF2-related protein, which yields MSFPMSVTRPEFATNRTGAATERVADAVIKMIANGSEGRVEPTRVDIATAYFNVGGFTLIAEALEAAGPVRLLLGAEPMDYDVRSTITPLSVLGARRGNPRLREALEEHAKALTEDRDLVGITREGDAAVQRLLVWLKSHDVQVRRLEKHFLHGKAFIVKDGGASVLAGSSNLTFSGMARNRELNLGVYQPSPVERTQEWFDEQWEEAVPYDLAGLYAARTELHQPWTVFLRMLYELYGDTFEADTEFDNELGLTDFQADGVHRAKRILAKRGGVIVADEVGLGKTFVAGELIREAAIEHRQKVLVVAPATLRDSTWRPFLKDKNINADVVSYEELAGDIQNGRAGKAGAHVQALDSYALVVVDEAHNLRNASTHRADAFRMLLAGSVPKKLILLTATPVNNSLQDLQTLVSYIDPSDGAFADIGVPSVRQYIGTAMALDPDELSGKHLFELLDAIAVRRTRRFIKTQYPHAKVGGVQITFPQSRVHRVEYHLDGVLPGFFERLADALGARSEDEDLTTTGVTLKDPGKVLTMARYVPSRFLLGKDKQIEQYEVQNAGLLRSALLKRFESSAVAFGATIMKMISSQDHFLSALDQGRVLTGDALRAWAASDSDDIDTVIKAMNDDTLESNVDAASGYNVPALRAAVQADKELLQQFLTEVAAVSWKDDPKIDRLADEIGLIAASAKRDGVGVANTRDRRKVLVFTYFADTANYINEALTALAAHGDKRLVDYAGRIVVATGGDRHGRKDAIVGFAPRTAGTVEDEDKYDLAIATDVLSEGVNLQQAGHIINYDLPWNPMRLVQRHGRIDRIGSQHREINLRCFFPDDQLEELLQLEGRLQLKLKQAAAAFGISDGVLPGVEAAERVISETRQEIERLRQEDAALFDATGSAAASSEEYQRRLANAWKSEETAKDVLGLPWGSGSVIVRPGRRPGFVLCAQVADHPRPEFRFVPLQDGKLEVLDGEAEIISELLTCLEQADPGDPNTSPADPSPSLRDDLYTAWSAAQADMHTEWMKRTDPASFEPSVPRVMRVAADHVRRHGGALGDQQDRLVERLNQVANPRTEREIRSVLASHRQGSPAEAVRALMDKANELRLKTPKPTEALPQVSPDDIRLVTWMAITNK from the coding sequence ATGAGTTTTCCTATGTCCGTCACCCGCCCCGAGTTTGCAACCAACAGGACAGGTGCCGCCACTGAGCGCGTTGCTGATGCAGTCATCAAAATGATCGCGAACGGATCCGAGGGACGCGTGGAACCGACGCGAGTGGACATCGCTACGGCGTACTTCAACGTCGGAGGATTCACGCTTATAGCTGAGGCTTTGGAAGCCGCGGGACCGGTCCGCCTACTGCTGGGCGCCGAACCGATGGACTACGACGTGCGGTCCACCATTACGCCCCTGAGTGTATTAGGAGCGCGCCGTGGAAACCCCCGGCTACGTGAAGCGTTAGAGGAGCACGCCAAAGCGCTCACAGAAGACAGGGACCTGGTAGGAATCACAAGGGAAGGAGATGCAGCTGTCCAACGTCTGCTTGTGTGGCTGAAGAGTCACGATGTCCAGGTCCGCCGGCTGGAAAAGCACTTCCTGCATGGCAAGGCGTTCATCGTCAAAGACGGCGGGGCCAGCGTCTTGGCAGGATCTTCAAATCTGACCTTTTCCGGGATGGCCCGGAATCGCGAACTGAACCTCGGCGTGTATCAGCCATCTCCCGTCGAGCGCACCCAGGAATGGTTCGATGAGCAGTGGGAAGAGGCTGTCCCCTATGATCTGGCAGGACTCTACGCGGCACGTACCGAGCTGCACCAGCCATGGACGGTGTTCCTACGGATGCTCTATGAGCTTTACGGGGACACCTTCGAGGCGGATACGGAGTTCGATAATGAGCTTGGTCTGACGGATTTCCAAGCCGACGGCGTTCACCGTGCAAAGCGGATCCTCGCCAAACGTGGCGGCGTAATAGTGGCTGACGAAGTCGGCCTGGGAAAGACATTCGTCGCCGGTGAGCTGATCCGCGAGGCCGCTATCGAGCACCGGCAAAAAGTTCTTGTTGTCGCACCGGCCACGCTGCGGGATTCGACGTGGAGACCGTTCCTCAAGGACAAAAACATCAACGCCGACGTGGTCTCCTATGAAGAACTCGCTGGCGACATCCAGAACGGCCGAGCAGGCAAGGCTGGCGCACATGTCCAGGCATTGGATTCCTACGCGCTTGTAGTTGTGGATGAAGCCCATAACCTTCGCAATGCAAGCACCCACCGCGCAGACGCATTCCGTATGCTCCTTGCCGGCTCAGTGCCCAAGAAGCTCATTCTGTTGACGGCTACGCCCGTCAACAACTCACTTCAAGACCTGCAAACCTTGGTCTCCTACATCGACCCCTCCGATGGAGCATTCGCAGACATCGGGGTGCCCAGCGTCCGTCAGTACATCGGAACCGCGATGGCCTTGGACCCGGACGAGCTCTCCGGCAAACACCTTTTCGAGCTGCTCGATGCGATAGCCGTACGCCGGACCCGCCGGTTCATCAAAACACAGTATCCACACGCAAAGGTCGGCGGCGTCCAGATAACCTTCCCTCAATCCCGTGTTCACCGAGTGGAGTACCACCTTGACGGAGTCCTGCCAGGCTTTTTTGAGAGACTGGCAGACGCCCTCGGCGCACGTTCAGAGGATGAGGATCTCACCACCACCGGCGTGACCTTAAAGGACCCCGGCAAGGTGCTGACCATGGCCCGATATGTCCCTTCCAGGTTCCTACTCGGAAAGGACAAACAAATTGAACAATACGAGGTTCAAAACGCGGGTTTATTGCGTTCCGCGCTCCTCAAACGATTTGAGTCCAGTGCTGTGGCGTTCGGTGCAACAATTATGAAGATGATCTCGTCTCAGGACCATTTTCTATCTGCACTGGACCAGGGACGGGTCCTCACGGGAGACGCTCTGCGAGCATGGGCGGCCTCCGACTCTGACGACATTGACACTGTCATAAAGGCCATGAACGACGACACTCTCGAGAGCAACGTCGACGCCGCTAGCGGGTACAATGTCCCTGCACTGAGGGCAGCTGTCCAAGCCGACAAGGAGTTACTCCAACAGTTTCTTACGGAGGTCGCCGCAGTGAGTTGGAAAGATGACCCGAAAATTGACCGACTGGCCGACGAAATTGGACTCATTGCTGCCTCCGCGAAGCGGGATGGGGTCGGGGTTGCAAATACCAGGGACCGTCGAAAGGTCTTGGTGTTCACGTACTTCGCCGACACGGCGAACTACATTAACGAGGCCCTCACCGCCTTGGCGGCACACGGTGACAAACGGCTCGTCGACTACGCGGGGCGCATTGTCGTGGCCACCGGAGGTGACCGGCACGGGCGTAAGGACGCCATCGTTGGATTCGCACCCCGTACAGCCGGCACTGTCGAAGACGAAGATAAGTACGATCTGGCGATCGCTACTGATGTGCTTTCCGAAGGTGTCAATCTGCAGCAAGCCGGTCATATCATCAACTACGACTTGCCTTGGAACCCGATGCGCCTGGTCCAACGTCACGGGCGTATCGATCGCATTGGCTCACAGCACAGGGAGATCAACCTTCGGTGCTTCTTCCCGGACGATCAGCTCGAGGAACTGCTTCAGCTGGAAGGGCGCCTCCAGCTCAAACTCAAACAAGCTGCTGCTGCTTTCGGCATCAGCGACGGCGTGCTGCCCGGCGTCGAGGCAGCCGAGCGGGTCATTTCAGAGACCCGACAGGAAATCGAGCGGCTCCGCCAAGAGGACGCCGCTTTGTTTGACGCTACCGGCTCCGCAGCCGCGTCCAGCGAGGAGTATCAGCGCCGCCTTGCGAACGCCTGGAAATCCGAGGAAACAGCTAAAGATGTCTTGGGACTTCCATGGGGATCCGGTTCTGTTATCGTCCGACCAGGACGACGACCAGGATTCGTTTTGTGCGCTCAGGTAGCTGATCATCCCCGCCCGGAATTCCGATTTGTTCCGCTACAGGATGGAAAGCTGGAAGTGTTGGATGGTGAAGCGGAGATTATCTCGGAGCTGCTCACCTGTCTGGAGCAGGCTGACCCAGGAGATCCAAACACGTCGCCGGCTGATCCGTCGCCGAGCCTCCGCGACGATTTGTATACTGCCTGGAGTGCAGCGCAGGCCGATATGCACACTGAATGGATGAAGCGCACAGATCCCGCTTCCTTTGAGCCGTCAGTCCCACGGGTCATGCGCGTTGCTGCCGATCATGTTCGCCGCCACGGAGGCGCTCTGGGGGATCAACAGGACAGACTAGTCGAGAGACTCAACCAGGTGGCTAACCCCCGTACAGAACGCGAAATTCGATCGGTTCTGGCATCTCATCGGCAGGGATCCCCGGCTGAGGCGGTCCGCGCGCTAATGGATAAGGCCAACGAGCTCCGACTCAAGACGCCTAAACCAACCGAAGCGCTCCCCCAAGTTTCTCCGGACGACATCCGACTGGTTACGTGGATGGCCATCACTAATAAGTAG